In Quercus robur chromosome 11, dhQueRobu3.1, whole genome shotgun sequence, the following proteins share a genomic window:
- the LOC126706326 gene encoding uncharacterized protein LOC126706326, whose protein sequence is MEMEVVLPVPPVDFNFDSNCSSPYITAPSSPQRFGNFFFSAPTSPSRASTFYQDLQSLHDIPRNSASSVIPFNWEEKPGIPKSNNSNNDDDDDEDEDFAFDFSGQLERPSLSADELFDGGKIKPLKPPPRLQVGGNDSGSNVSSPRSPRSPRSRISQGKRMVQEALSPRHKKDFDPFAAALEETRKEGQEQHEQKRGRERKSKGSSSSFSSSTSFLRKGTRSLSPLRVSDIVFGGEENSQPKVISSTTSNSKPSTSPYSSFLSSISFTKGYRKWRLKDFLLFRSASEGRATGKDPLTKYAVLSKNKVAEDVKNSSFRSTDSTGSSVSSSRRRGPVSAHELHYTMNRAVSEEMRKKTFLPYKQGLLGCLGFNPGLHEVSRGLGGL, encoded by the coding sequence ATGGAGATGGAAGTAGTTTTACCAGTCCCTCCTGTAGATTTCAACTTCGACAGTAATTGCTCCTCTCCATACATCACAGCACCTTCAAGCCCCCAAAGATTTGGCAACTTCTTCTTCAGCGCCCCAACTAGTCCTTCTCGTGCCTCTACTTTCTACCAAGACCTGCAATCTCTTCATGATATACCAAGAAACTCTGCCTCCTCTGTTATCCCCTTCAATTGGGAAGAAAAGCCTGGAATTCCCAAATCCAATAACAgcaacaatgatgatgatgatgatgaagatgaagattttgCATTTGATTTTAGTGGGCAATTAGAGAGGCCTTCTTTGTCAGCAGACGAGCTTTTTGATGGTGGCAAGATTAAACCTTTGAAGCCCCCACCTCGTTTACAAGTTGGAGGTAATGATTCGGGTTCCAATGTTTCCTCTCCAAGGTCTCCAAGATCTCCAAGATCAAGAATTTCTCAAGGGAAAAGAATGGTCCAGGAAGCACTATCACCACGTCACAAGAAAGATTTTGATCCATTTGCAGCTGCTTTAGAAGAAACTCGTAAGGAAGGACAAGAACAACATGAACAAAAGCGAGGCagagaaagaaaatctaaagggtcatcttcttctttttcttcttcaacaaGTTTTTTACGTAAAGGAACAAGATCTCTGTCTCCTCTGAGAGTTTCTGACATTGTCTTTGGAGGGGAAGAGAATTCACAACCCAAAGTCATTTCTTCAACAACAAGCAACTCTAAACCTTCTACTTCTCCTTATTCTTCATTCTTGTCATCTATTTCATTCACTAAAGGTTACAGAAAATGGAGGCTCAAAGATTTTCTCTTATTTCGAAGTGCCTCAGAGGGTCGAGCAACAGGTAAAGATCCATTAACAAAGTACGCAGTTTTGTCCAAAAACAAGGTAGCTGAAGATGTCAAAAACTCGAGCTTTCGATCCACAGACAGTACTGGCTCTTCAGTCTCGAGCTCAAGAAGGAGAGGACCAGTTTCTGCACACGAATTGCATTACACAATGAATCGAGCTGTGTCGGAGGAGATGAGGAAGAAAACTTTCTTGCCTTACAAACAGGGACTATTGGGTTGCTTGGGGTTCAACCCTGGTCTGCATGAGGTTTCAAGGGGTTTGGGGGGTCTTTGA